From one Colletotrichum destructivum chromosome 3, complete sequence genomic stretch:
- a CDS encoding Putative small acidic protein, whose amino-acid sequence MASGEDQVPLNPELSSLQERELQRKASKKEKKQLKAQAKRDRKANVSSVAKWDVTRKQADAARKAERRGKKDEKRFNRMLKHAEKLEAQAKKFLAEASRTREKHAIMAKKRAKDATEEEPELKIYDDESDSDSSSSSSSSSGSDSEVESEQGGAPVEVKDVEIKSESPNPSAQLRAESEARAASDEQRVESDGEEKPKKSKKSKKMEEEVEEATVTKKEKKEKKEKKEKKEKKEKKKKFKAEEPAAVKHEETVPAGETPTKKENKDKKKSKKPKAAEEAEAEGQETSKRSDKKRKRSADEDDESEGGAAIADETPSKKAKDKKKKKHKREEAEEETPAANAAAEQWDVEHLQGGMDRQQKFMRLLGGGKKGAAAAGAPAAGGSKGKRDIGKITQELEKQFQAGVQMKYEGGGQRRGLGA is encoded by the exons atggcgtcTGGAGAAGACCAGGTGCCCCTCAACCCCGAGTTGTCAAGTCTTCAGG agagagagctcCAGCGCAAGGCCTccaagaaagagaagaagcagctcAAAGCTCAGGCCAAGCGCGACCGCAAGGCCAACGTCTCCTCCGTCGCGAAATGGGACGTAACGCGCAAGCAAGCCGACGCGGCCAGGAAGGCAGAGCGCCGCGGCAAAAAGGACGAGAAGCGGTTCAACCGCATGTTGAAGCACGCTGAGAAGCTTGAGGCGCAGGCCAAAAAGTTTTTGGCCGAGGCTTCGCGCACGCGCGAAAAGCatgccatcatggccaagaagagggcg AAGGACGCTACCGAGGAAGAGCCTGAACTTAAGATCTACGACGACGAAAGCGACTCAGactcatcgtcatcgtcatcatcgtcatcgggCTCGGATTCGGAGGTGGAATCAGAACAGGGCGGCGCGCCCGTTGAGGTCAAGGACGTCGAAATAAAGTCCGAATCTCCAAACCCCAGCGCCCAACTACGCGCCGAAAGCGAGGCCAGAGCGGCGAGCGACGAACAGCGTGTCGAGTccgatggcgaggagaagcccaagaagtcgaagaagagcaaaaagatggaagaggaggtcgaggaagcAACGGTCAccaagaaggaaaagaaggaaaagaaggaaaagaaggaaaagaaggaaaagaaggaaaagaaaaagaagttCAAGGCCGAGGAACCTGCTGCCGTCAAGCATGAGGAAACGGTCCCGGCCGGGGAGACCCCcacgaagaaggagaacaaggacaagaagaagagcaagaagcctaaggccgcggaggaggccgaggccgaggggcAGGAGACCTCCAAGAGGTCGgacaagaagcgcaagcgctcggcggacgaggacgacgagtccGAAGGTGGCGCTGCAATTGCCGACGAGACCCCCagcaagaaggccaaggacaagaagaagaagaagcacaagagggaggaggcggaggaggagactCCGGCAGCCAATGCAGCGGCGGAGCAGTGGGACGTCGAGCACCTCCAAGGCGGTATGGACCGCCAGCAGAAATTTATgcgccttcttggcggcggtaAGAAGGGTGCCGCTGCGGCTGgcgccccggccgccggcggctccAAGGGCAAGCGTGACATCGGCAAGATCAcgcaggagctcgagaagcagtTTCAAGCTGGGGTGCAGATGAAATATGAGGGTGGTGGCCAACGTCGCGGTCTCGGCGCGTAA
- a CDS encoding Putative stretch-activated cation channel Mid1/Calcium influx-promoting protein Ehs1 produces MQLSPLQSRLAASLVASLLLILIYYLLSTPTFALAAEVTGAAHPILDHLRFDDSLERRSPLEPTYEPEFAAFDRSIIGRAPPGVTGLANNVKVNRNVPGNTTQNFVFEAIAIFANFFDGTDEAFVVEPREGINDSFSPELVPTEDEDLEDEGRGLRRRQAQGRTVYISATTCIQPQRAANNTKEDPPQITMYISTSQDNQTPGPGQNASLQKTIKFEEGAATFSVNATGDVFIGIGAPEKDGSKFAGDWNFDVAASTDDFFHSFDGNPSELLWVDSDSSAALLTTQNLTDSQNETQIQEIMQQTPPFVMFVENRDHPTTKGVRRSMCGLENYAQIAAKKGGKFGNLASTVMTTRGPGNLPKQQFFFNGLNASALYTGILVHTGNSSALKKRQDGGSTGGGGRVFEATPFETKDGMYTAGPVHFVGMADLIPGENCKIITDLQFCNETEYAVPANSNKMNITQLAQFYDNYARDMYANFQKQLAQVACEAPAVQRYSLARNCSDCEIAYKKWLCSVTIPRCEDFTSPTSFSLVRNANQPFPNGTLLPNDLQNNYSARVNQHSRNPLIDEMIEPGPYREILPCAYLCYDLVQSCPASLGFNCPTPNDDIFNSSYAIQEDGLLTCNYPGAVHNPSASPLLSISWGLLSALALGTLSLVML; encoded by the coding sequence ATGCAGCTTAGCCCTTTGCAATCGCGACTGGCGGCCTCGCTGGTTGCCTCACTACTGCTGATTCTTATCTACTATCTGCTGTCCACGCCCACGTTCGCCCTTGCGGCTGAAGTGACCGGTGCGGCGCACCCAATTCTGGACCACCTCCGATTCGATGATTCCCTCGAGCGAAGAAGCCCCCTCGAGCCTACCTACGAGCCAGAATTTGCCGCCTTCGACCGCAGCATCATTGGAAGGGCCCCTCCCGGTGTAACGGGGCTCGCGAACAACGTCAAGGTCAATCGCAACGTACCGGGCAACACGACCCAGAacttcgtcttcgaggcAATTGCGATCTTTGCCAACTTCTTCGATGGCACAGATGAAGCATTCGTGGTGGAGCCTCGCGAGGGTATTAATGACTCTTTCTCGCCAGAGCTAGTACCCAcggaggatgaagacctcgaggacgagggtcGCGGCCTGCGTCGCAGACAGGCTCAAGGCAGGACGGTTTAtatctcggcgacgacatGTATACAGCCACAGCGCGCGGCAAACAACACGAAGGAAGATCCTCCACAGATCACGATGTACATCTCGACGTCCCAGGACAATCAGACTCCGGGACCAGGGCAGAATGCGTCCCTGCAAAAGACTATCAAGTTCGAGGAGGGTGCCGCTACGTTCAGTGTGAACGCGACGGGGGATGTGTTTATCGGAATAGGGGCGCcggagaaggacggcagcaAGTTCGCAGGAGACTGGAACTTTGATGTCGCGGCGTCGACTGACGATTTCTTCCACAGTTTCGATGGAAACCCCTCTGAACTGCTTTGGGTTGACAGTGACTCCAGCGCCGCTCTCTTGACCACACAGAATCTGACAGATTCCCAAAATGAGACGCAGATACAGGAGATCATGCAGCAGACCCCTCCGTTTGTCATGTTTGTCGAGAACCGGGATCACCCCACCACCAAAGGTGTGCGCCGTTCCATGTGCGGGCTTGAGAACTACGCGCAGATTGCGGCAAAGAAGGGCGGCAAGTTCGGTAACCTTGCAAGCACCGTCATGACTACAAGAGGTCCCGGCAACCTGCCGAAGCAGCAGTTCTTTTTCAACGGGCTCAATGCAAGTGCTCTCTATACGGGCATCCTCGTTCACACCGGCAActcgtcggcgttgaagaagcgGCAAGACGGAGGTTCgactggcggcggcggccgagtctTTGAAGCGACCCCATTCGAGACCAAAGACGGTATGTACACAGCCGGGCCTGTACACTTTGTGGGCATGGCTGACTTGATACCAGGTGAGAACTGTAAGATCATCACCGACTTGCAATTCTGCAACGAAACGGAGTACGCCGTGCCGGCCAACTCGAACAAGATGAACATCACTCAGCTTGCGCAGTTCTACGACAACTACGCCAGAGACATGTATGCCAACTTCCAGAAGCAACTCGCCCAGGTGGCCTGCGAGGCCCCGGCAGTCCAGCGGTACTCGCTCGCTCGCAACTGCTCCGACTGCGAGATCGCGTACAAGAAGTGGCTGTGCTCGGTAACGATCCCTCGATGCGAAGACTTCACGAGCCCTACTAGCTTCTCTCTTGTCCGGAATGCCAACCAGCCGTTTCCCAATGGCACCCTTCTCCCGAACGATCTGCAGAACAACTACAGTGCCAGGGTTAATCAGCATTCAAGAAACCCCCTTATCGACGAGATGATCGAGCCGGGTCCGTACCGAGAGATTCTCCCTTGTGCCTACCTATGCTACGACTTGGTGCAGAGTTGCCCGGCATCATTGGGATTCAACTGTCCGACGCCGAATGACGACATTTTCAATTCGAGCTACGCCATTCAAGAGGACGGCCTCTTGACCTGCAACTACCCGGGCGCGGTCCACAACCCCTCGGCGTCTCCGCTATTGTCAATTTCGTGGGGTTTGCTGTCGGCTCTTGCTCTCGGCACGCTCAGCTTGGTCATGCTCTGA
- a CDS encoding Putative stress-associated endoplasmic reticulum protein: protein MAQTPQQRRANAKFAKDNESRMGKSEDQIKKRTKEAPKSPISPIWLGLLAFVVFGGIVFEVLSRMFGF, encoded by the exons ATG GCGCAAACACCCCAACAGAGACGCGCAAACGCAAAGTTCGCCAAGGACAACGAGTCCCGTATGGGCAAGTCCGAGGACCAGATCAAGAAGCGCACCAAGGAGGCGCCCAAGTCGCCCATCTCCCCCATCTGGCTTG GCCtgctcgccttcgtcgttTTCGGCGGGATTGTCTTCGAGGTCCTCTCTCGCATGTTCGGTTTCTAA
- a CDS encoding Putative small ribosomal subunit protein mS41, producing the protein MRAPRIQQFLSPFLRKAPVAPTCQARWLHKTRETPPVPSPIPLVPDVPTFLKVLGRGLSQHVDKFPSWESLFTLSSTQLRELGLEPPRTRRYLLTWLERYRKGAFGVGGDFKHVENGEAYLKVIYDPATKRKMVVNVPADADLKGIPIEKLTKPSGYKVRGSTAISGPHALPLKAGEGARVVVNEGMWEQKQGHKVDGGERRRAEVRFKKRIAARRAEREAQGLR; encoded by the coding sequence ATGAGAGCACCACGGATCCAGCAGTTTCTGAGCCCTTTCCTTCGTAAGGCTCCCGTCGCACCGACATGCCAGGCCAGATGGCTTCATAAGACACGAGAGACACCCCCGGTCCCATCGCCGATACCCCTCGTTCCCGATGTTCCGACTTTCCTCAAGGttctcggccgcggcctAAGTCAGCACGTCGACAAGTTCCCCTCGTGGGAGTCTCTCTTTACCCTCTCGTCGACACAACTCAGagagctcggcctcgaacCGCCACGAACGCGACGCTACCTCCTTACGTGGCTTGAAAGATACAGAAAGGGCGCATTCGGCGTCGGGGGCGACTTCAAGCACGTCGAAAATGGCGAGGCCTATCTTAAAGTCATCTACGACCCCGCCACGAAGAGGAAAATGGTCGTCAACGTTCCGGCCGATGCGGATCTGAAGGGCATCCCCATCGAAAAGCTTACAAAGCCATCGGGGTACAAGGTGCGCGGCTCTACTGCGATTTCTGGTCCTCATGCCTTGCCCCTtaaggccggcgagggcgcgcgTGTGGTCGTGAACGAGGGCATGTGGGAGCAGAAGCAGGGTCATAAGGTTGATGGAGGTGAACGCAGACGGGCTGAGGTCCGCTTCAAGAAGCGCATTGCTGCGCGCAGGGCCGAGCGGGAGGCTCAGGGTCTACGATGA
- a CDS encoding Putative basic-leucine zipper domain-containing protein, whose product MSSKSSKPSESGSKKQHSSKSKSKSKSKTDDWADVTDPEERRRIQNRLAQRKFRKKNQDSKEKAERDAHNEANAHNTYTVAPPSNTAAEEEESGLPWGSINLNHVITRGHEYEDRRGSGRDEYVREEPYYTTGYAANYTGGYRQPASHGSSGGEDYYYGGESPFFYDYDQSGEAGLGHFRRS is encoded by the exons ATGTCTTCCAAAAGCTCGAAGCCGTCGGAGTCCGGCTCCAAAAAGCAGCACTcctccaagtccaagtccaagtccaagtcaAAGACGGACGATTGGGCCGATGTCACAGACCCTGAGGAGCGGCGTCGCATCCAAAACCGTCTGGCCCAGAGGAAATTTA GGAAGAAGAACCAAGACagcaaggagaaggccgaaAGGGACGCGCATAACGAAGCCAACGCCCACAACACCTACACAGTTGCCCCACCCTCCAAtacggcggcggaggaagaagaatCTGGCCTGCCATGGGGAAGCATCAATCTCAACCATGTCATCACTAGAGGACACGAGTACGAGGACCGCCGCGGCAGCGGCCGCGACGAGTACGTTCGGGAAGAGCCGTACTACACGACCGGATATGCAGCCAACTACACGGGAGGGTATCGACAGCCGGCGAGCCACGGGAGTAGTGGGGGCGAGGACTACTACTACGGGGGCGAGTCCCCGTTCTTTTACGACTACGACCAGAGCGGTGAGGCGGGCCTGGGGCATTTCCGACG AAGTTGA